In a single window of the Coprothermobacter proteolyticus DSM 5265 genome:
- a CDS encoding OmpA/MotB family protein: protein MPKRKESSGPGAPLWCLSYGDLVTNMLVFFVMLFAFSTLNATKFEQMAYSFVVALGGGMGVLPSNPTFSPPMPIPPDFIMQGPMTVAELYSNLGGVEKSIQQQYGSEAIEVIEGVNEVRVRISGDLLFMPCSASIRPETSQILSALAPELVKAQKEGYRVYIEGHAAYTLSTCPGYIDDFHISSDRALNVLERFKSLGLDDSKMALVGYGDNVPVGDVNTPQGQAKNRRVEITIRRD from the coding sequence TGCCTAAGAGAAAGGAGTCTTCGGGCCCGGGCGCTCCTCTTTGGTGTCTGTCTTACGGAGACCTAGTTACTAACATGTTAGTATTTTTTGTCATGTTATTTGCTTTCTCTACGCTGAATGCAACTAAATTCGAGCAGATGGCATACTCTTTTGTGGTGGCTCTGGGTGGAGGCATGGGCGTTTTGCCATCAAATCCTACCTTTAGTCCACCCATGCCCATACCGCCTGACTTCATAATGCAGGGTCCAATGACTGTGGCGGAGCTCTATAGTAATTTGGGGGGAGTTGAGAAGAGTATTCAGCAGCAGTACGGATCTGAGGCGATCGAAGTAATAGAAGGCGTCAATGAAGTCAGAGTTAGGATCTCAGGGGACCTTTTGTTTATGCCCTGCTCAGCCTCTATCAGACCCGAGACTAGCCAGATACTTTCTGCTTTAGCACCAGAGCTTGTTAAGGCACAGAAGGAGGGCTATCGAGTTTACATCGAGGGGCATGCCGCCTATACCTTATCAACATGCCCTGGCTACATAGACGATTTCCACATATCTAGCGATCGGGCGTTAAATGTTTTGGAGCGATTCAAGTCTTTGGGCTTAGACGACTCTAAAATGGCGTTGGTTGGGTACGGTGATAATGTCCCGGTGGGAGATGTGAATACCCCTCAAGGACAGGCAAAGAATCGCCGAGTGGAGATTACCATTAGGAGGGACTGA
- a CDS encoding flagellar basal body-associated FliL family protein, which translates to MKKILVYLLVVILLLGAGMALGVYVLAPVVKDMGSNTAAQSKPEPVLQPLGKFTTNLSNPKYIIQVTVNLEFYDKKALSEIQKMDPSFLVIQDELLKYFKTLKPEDFSTDKGLSQIQDNFVKRINNLYGKTVLSDVLFGADTVITVMP; encoded by the coding sequence ATGAAGAAGATATTAGTTTATTTGCTTGTGGTAATACTGTTGCTTGGTGCAGGTATGGCACTTGGCGTTTATGTACTTGCCCCTGTTGTCAAGGATATGGGTTCGAATACAGCAGCACAAAGTAAGCCTGAGCCTGTGCTTCAGCCTTTGGGCAAGTTCACTACAAACCTAAGTAACCCTAAATACATTATTCAGGTGACAGTGAATTTGGAATTCTATGATAAAAAAGCGCTTAGTGAGATTCAAAAAATGGATCCAAGTTTCTTGGTAATTCAGGACGAACTCTTGAAGTATTTCAAGACGTTAAAACCTGAGGATTTTTCCACAGATAAAGGCCTTAGCCAAATACAGGACAATTTTGTAAAAAGGATAAACAACTTGTATGGAAAGACCGTTTTAAGTGATGTGCTTTTTGGGGCTGATACGGTTATAACGGTGATGCCATAA
- the fliM gene encoding flagellar motor switch protein FliM yields MAETLSQEEIDTLLSAIKAGQAELVQTKEKVVRKYDFRRPDKLSKEQLRTIQMLHENFARGASTELAGYLRSAMSISIVSVDQVTYQEYIRSLSDPTFMYLVPIIDVTSVIFEMSLDFVFAIIDKLLGGPGKPLREVRELTSVEATLMNRVMDVYLKHWLEAWKPIVQWNLGKPTLEYSPGFVQIMPGSDVVIVITYEEKLGEKTAIGTICVPYMAMEGFVQNLTAHRWFGVSKPTPDDWKTTLMEVIEDITVEVSAVLGEASVGIGEILKWNVGDVIELSRRSDEEVDLLVEGNLFAKGIPGIYQRRKALLVTGRSEEDRKEEVG; encoded by the coding sequence ATGGCAGAAACGCTGTCGCAAGAAGAAATTGATACTTTGCTAAGTGCTATTAAAGCCGGCCAAGCAGAGCTTGTTCAAACCAAAGAGAAAGTAGTTCGTAAATACGACTTTAGAAGACCTGACAAGCTCTCGAAAGAGCAGTTAAGGACCATTCAAATGCTGCACGAGAATTTTGCCCGTGGAGCAAGTACGGAGCTTGCAGGGTACTTAAGGTCTGCCATGTCTATTTCCATTGTTTCCGTAGACCAAGTAACTTACCAAGAGTACATAAGATCCTTATCAGACCCTACGTTCATGTATTTGGTGCCCATCATCGATGTGACCAGTGTGATTTTCGAAATGTCTTTGGATTTCGTTTTCGCCATTATTGACAAACTTTTAGGCGGACCTGGTAAACCGTTAAGAGAAGTTAGAGAGCTTACCTCTGTTGAAGCAACCTTAATGAATCGGGTTATGGACGTTTACTTAAAGCATTGGTTGGAAGCATGGAAGCCCATTGTTCAGTGGAATTTGGGTAAGCCAACACTAGAATACTCTCCAGGGTTCGTGCAGATAATGCCTGGCAGCGATGTGGTCATAGTTATCACCTACGAAGAGAAGCTTGGTGAGAAAACTGCCATTGGTACCATATGTGTGCCATATATGGCTATGGAGGGTTTTGTTCAAAACCTTACTGCTCACCGTTGGTTTGGGGTAAGCAAGCCAACGCCTGATGATTGGAAAACTACGCTCATGGAGGTTATTGAGGACATAACAGTAGAAGTCTCTGCAGTCTTAGGAGAAGCGTCCGTCGGTATTGGTGAGATCTTGAAGTGGAATGTGGGCGATGTTATTGAGCTTAGCAGGAGAAGTGATGAGGAAGTGGACCTTTTAGTTGAGGGGAATCTATTTGCCAAGGGTATACCTGGGATTTACCAGCGAAGGAAGGCTTTGCTTGTTACTGGTCGAAGCGAAGAAGACAGGAAAGAGGAGGTGGGCTAA
- the fliN gene encoding flagellar motor switch protein FliN translates to MSDFIGSLKRLLSEITNGAVKLGNFYKTENLPSEQGEFVIVDFALGDFGDGFIVLSEDLAKTLGNEMLRIFQLTVDNLNDDLVLSTIGEAINQSVNGAVQENAEQFGMIPSVSVGAAQVVTAEALKEKVSGLSFIEVEGGLWFCVPNKLSSILLMGYSDVSERADAVSSEVEKTSASVMQENDVEDVTFPQLRPEGDIQPLPRNLELLLDVKVNVSVELGRSRVSIKDLLSLGSGSIITLDKLAGEPVDILVNGKPIAKGEVVVIDESFGVRILDIIAPKERLKAEL, encoded by the coding sequence ATGTCAGATTTCATTGGGAGTTTGAAACGTTTGCTAAGTGAGATTACGAATGGCGCTGTAAAGTTGGGTAATTTCTATAAGACAGAAAATTTGCCTTCTGAACAAGGAGAGTTTGTGATTGTTGACTTTGCACTTGGTGACTTTGGTGATGGCTTCATCGTGCTTAGTGAGGACTTAGCTAAAACATTGGGTAATGAAATGCTTAGAATATTCCAGCTTACCGTAGATAATCTTAATGATGATTTAGTGCTTAGTACTATTGGAGAAGCAATAAATCAAAGTGTCAATGGTGCTGTTCAGGAAAATGCAGAACAGTTTGGGATGATCCCTTCTGTTAGTGTGGGTGCAGCTCAAGTCGTGACAGCTGAAGCCCTAAAGGAAAAAGTGAGTGGTTTATCTTTTATTGAAGTGGAAGGTGGTTTATGGTTTTGTGTGCCCAATAAACTTTCCTCCATACTCTTGATGGGATACAGTGATGTGTCGGAAAGAGCTGACGCTGTGTCTAGCGAAGTCGAGAAAACATCAGCCTCAGTTATGCAAGAAAATGACGTTGAAGATGTTACCTTTCCACAGCTGCGACCTGAAGGTGACATTCAGCCCTTACCTAGGAACTTGGAGCTTCTTCTGGATGTAAAAGTTAATGTGTCCGTAGAACTGGGGCGTAGTCGAGTAAGCATCAAAGACCTTTTGTCATTAGGGTCGGGCTCCATAATCACACTGGACAAATTGGCAGGAGAGCCCGTTGACATTTTAGTCAATGGTAAGCCTATAGCCAAAGGGGAAGTGGTTGTAATTGACGAGTCTTTCGGTGTTAGAATTCTTGATATAATAGCTCCCAAGGAAAGGCTAAAGGCAGAACTTTAG
- a CDS encoding response regulator, whose amino-acid sequence MSKRVLIVDDAAFMRMMIKNVLTQNGYEVAGEASNGQEALVLYEKVKPDLVTLDITMPEMDGIQTLKELLKMDPSANVIMVTAMGQQQLVIEAIQVGAKDFVVKPFQPDRLIEAVRKALGDE is encoded by the coding sequence ATGAGTAAACGGGTTTTAATTGTGGACGATGCAGCTTTTATGCGAATGATGATAAAGAACGTTTTAACGCAGAACGGTTATGAGGTTGCAGGAGAGGCTTCCAATGGACAGGAAGCTTTAGTTTTGTATGAAAAAGTTAAGCCGGATCTGGTAACGTTAGATATAACGATGCCTGAGATGGATGGTATCCAAACACTTAAAGAACTCCTGAAAATGGATCCTTCTGCTAACGTGATCATGGTAACTGCTATGGGACAGCAGCAATTAGTAATCGAGGCTATCCAAGTGGGAGCAAAGGATTTTGTGGTAAAACCATTCCAACCTGACCGTCTTATAGAGGCGGTAAGGAAGGCTCTGGGGGATGAGTAG
- the fliO gene encoding flagellar biosynthetic protein FliO, with product MSSFWQWFFLLLFFVVLIGVLWFLSRYGRRWLGNFRVPAQGKQLKVLDAVSLDFRTRVFLVLVADKQKVLVADNGNHIRIVLLPSDEKDAGTDWQSSTFEKILKDADGNTTN from the coding sequence ATGAGTAGTTTTTGGCAGTGGTTCTTCCTCCTGCTGTTTTTTGTTGTTCTTATTGGCGTTTTATGGTTTTTAAGTAGATACGGCAGGCGTTGGCTGGGCAATTTCCGCGTACCCGCTCAGGGGAAACAGCTGAAGGTATTGGATGCAGTCTCCTTGGATTTTCGAACGCGGGTATTCCTGGTTTTGGTGGCTGATAAGCAAAAGGTGCTGGTGGCTGATAACGGAAATCATATCAGGATTGTACTCTTGCCTAGTGACGAAAAGGACGCTGGTACAGACTGGCAAAGTTCAACGTTTGAGAAAATACTGAAAGATGCAGACGGCAACACCACTAATTAG
- a CDS encoding flagellar type III secretion system pore protein FliP, translating to MQTATPLISINLGSGGLSMVQLIVLLTVFTLAPSFIMFFTSFLRILVVFAFMRSALGLQQFPPAQVFTALALILTFLIMGPVFSQVYQQAWVPYSQGQMDFQQFLSAAEKPVGDWMLKQVKPEELNTMASISGTDPKNPNFTTLASAFMVSELKTAFTMGLLLYLPFIALDVIIASVLMSLGMFMIPPAMISLPLKILLFVAANGWDTVIMGLVRSFR from the coding sequence ATGCAGACGGCAACACCACTAATTAGTATTAATCTAGGTTCTGGCGGACTATCTATGGTCCAGCTCATTGTTCTTCTTACTGTATTCACATTGGCTCCATCTTTTATAATGTTTTTCACAAGTTTTCTAAGGATTTTGGTGGTTTTTGCTTTTATGCGTAGTGCTCTTGGTCTGCAGCAGTTCCCTCCTGCTCAGGTTTTCACAGCTCTTGCTCTAATACTTACGTTTTTGATTATGGGTCCAGTTTTCTCTCAGGTTTACCAGCAGGCATGGGTGCCTTACAGTCAAGGCCAAATGGATTTTCAGCAATTTTTGTCAGCTGCAGAGAAGCCTGTGGGTGATTGGATGTTAAAACAGGTCAAACCAGAAGAATTGAACACCATGGCATCAATTTCTGGAACGGATCCTAAAAACCCTAACTTTACAACCTTGGCCAGTGCTTTCATGGTTAGTGAACTAAAGACGGCTTTTACCATGGGGCTTCTGCTTTATTTGCCTTTCATTGCGCTAGATGTTATCATAGCATCGGTTCTCATGTCATTAGGTATGTTCATGATTCCTCCTGCCATGATCAGCTTACCTTTGAAAATACTACTTTTCGTTGCAGCTAATGGGTGGGATACAGTGATAATGGGACTTGTGAGGAGTTTCAGATGA
- a CDS encoding flagellar biosynthetic protein FliQ — protein sequence MTDFIFSWFRSSVLQILIIVGPVLLVALVLGIIISILQVLTQIHDPSVAFVPKFLVIMLLVLFFGGTVVNVMVRFFNGVVSAWQTLP from the coding sequence ATGACGGATTTCATATTCAGCTGGTTTCGGAGCTCAGTTCTCCAGATTCTGATCATTGTGGGCCCTGTTTTGCTTGTGGCCTTGGTTTTGGGCATTATCATAAGCATATTGCAGGTTCTTACACAGATACATGATCCTTCAGTGGCTTTCGTACCGAAGTTCTTGGTCATCATGCTTCTGGTTTTGTTTTTTGGTGGTACTGTCGTAAATGTCATGGTCAGGTTCTTTAACGGCGTTGTATCGGCATGGCAGACGCTACCTTAG
- a CDS encoding flagellar biosynthetic protein FliR, with the protein MADATLGFWPVFFRLLGFVLATPILPTRFFNLRTKAVLSFAISLISVPDFVAVLSLQTSVSWVQIYITEFALGLLLGIFSGIVYWALVFAGDLWDIMSGFQMMTAIDPFTSVPQPVMTQFFSLMAAAVFVVGGGLDSFIALVIMSYRLIPAGSFIHLALSEPALFLTRVFSLGLAVAIPIVVLVILLEFIMGVVSKGASGFPVFVVWIPLQTAVALLLLFAMLPLMKVFTQNWTRWAVQYLTSLLSAG; encoded by the coding sequence ATGGCAGACGCTACCTTAGGTTTCTGGCCCGTCTTTTTTAGACTTTTAGGTTTTGTTCTTGCCACTCCCATACTACCCACAAGGTTTTTTAATCTTAGGACAAAAGCAGTGCTTTCTTTTGCCATATCTCTCATATCTGTTCCCGATTTTGTGGCTGTTCTTTCTTTGCAGACCTCTGTTTCCTGGGTTCAGATTTACATTACTGAATTTGCTTTAGGTCTGCTTTTAGGAATTTTCAGTGGTATCGTATATTGGGCTCTGGTGTTCGCTGGGGATCTTTGGGACATCATGTCAGGCTTTCAAATGATGACAGCTATTGATCCTTTTACCTCTGTACCGCAGCCAGTGATGACTCAGTTTTTTTCACTCATGGCTGCAGCTGTCTTCGTGGTAGGTGGAGGCTTAGATAGTTTCATAGCGCTTGTAATAATGAGCTACAGATTGATTCCAGCTGGTAGTTTCATTCATTTGGCTCTTTCGGAGCCTGCTTTATTCTTAACGAGAGTCTTTTCACTGGGACTAGCTGTGGCCATTCCCATAGTAGTGCTTGTCATATTGCTTGAATTCATCATGGGTGTCGTTTCAAAGGGGGCATCGGGGTTCCCAGTTTTTGTGGTTTGGATTCCTTTGCAGACAGCAGTTGCTTTGCTTTTGCTGTTCGCCATGCTACCACTTATGAAGGTTTTTACCCAAAACTGGACTCGTTGGGCGGTACAGTATCTTACTTCACTTCTTTCAGCGGGGTAA
- a CDS encoding EscU/YscU/HrcU family type III secretion system export apparatus switch protein — translation MPEGERTEPPSPRRLERAIQEGNVPQSPELTGAIGLFVFVLILRVYYPRFVSSWQRMWFGVFYSVSPETAAHDLAVVLLSTLPVLLVPLLAVVLATLVLSGVRLYPKKMVPKLDGLNPAQNIKRIFSLQSLEQMGIGLLKVILLSVVAYFLAKDRLVGIMSGTQDPIQFMSLSASILTDILLYLVAVYLLIGLADYAFQRRRWWNSLKMTKEEVKEEMKSIEGDPTVKARLRSRMRQYAMRRSLADVKKATVVITNPTEYAVALRYEKGMVAPELVAKGAGWLAQRIKDEARRYNVPVVVRPELARTIFRKVEVGDYITPDLYQAVAAVLVEVMKKKRQSSKS, via the coding sequence ATGCCAGAGGGAGAACGTACAGAACCACCTAGTCCGCGACGCCTGGAACGAGCTATCCAGGAAGGGAATGTTCCTCAAAGCCCTGAGCTTACCGGGGCTATTGGACTTTTTGTTTTTGTGCTCATACTGCGTGTGTATTACCCACGATTTGTGTCTAGTTGGCAACGTATGTGGTTTGGTGTGTTTTACAGTGTATCTCCAGAAACTGCTGCGCATGATCTGGCAGTGGTACTGCTATCCACCTTGCCTGTGCTGTTAGTTCCTTTATTAGCTGTTGTACTTGCCACTCTTGTATTGTCTGGAGTAAGACTTTACCCAAAAAAAATGGTACCCAAACTAGACGGTCTTAACCCGGCACAGAACATTAAACGTATTTTTTCTTTGCAGTCACTTGAACAAATGGGTATAGGTCTCTTAAAGGTTATCCTGCTTTCGGTGGTAGCATACTTTCTTGCAAAAGACAGGCTAGTTGGAATAATGAGTGGCACACAAGATCCCATTCAATTTATGAGTTTATCTGCATCTATTCTGACTGACATACTGCTGTATTTGGTGGCGGTTTACTTGCTTATAGGTCTTGCAGATTATGCATTTCAAAGACGTCGGTGGTGGAACTCGCTAAAAATGACAAAAGAGGAAGTAAAAGAAGAAATGAAGAGTATAGAAGGAGACCCCACTGTTAAGGCACGGCTTCGCTCCCGTATGCGACAATATGCTATGAGGCGTTCCCTGGCTGATGTTAAAAAAGCTACCGTGGTCATCACGAACCCTACGGAATATGCTGTGGCCCTACGTTATGAAAAAGGCATGGTTGCTCCCGAGTTGGTCGCTAAAGGTGCTGGATGGTTGGCTCAGCGGATCAAAGATGAGGCACGTAGGTATAATGTACCCGTGGTAGTCAGACCAGAACTGGCAAGGACCATTTTTCGAAAAGTGGAAGTGGGTGATTACATAACTCCTGACCTTTATCAAGCAGTAGCAGCTGTGCTTGTGGAAGTCATGAAGAAAAAGAGGCAGAGTAGCAAGTCATGA
- a CDS encoding flagellar biosynthesis protein FlhA: protein MSGLYTTLFVIVGIFMLMVPVPSMVLDVLFAFNLVFSLLVLMISLYTRSATEFSSFPSLMLFAVFFHLVLIVSSARAILVTGNPGALATAFGKLIMGQGNWVVGLVIFVVLLIVQYMVITSGQQRISEVAARFTLDAMPGRQMAIDADLSAGFITPEEARRQRDSLRKESDFFGAMDGASRFVRGETMASALAAVVNALGGMVVGLLKGEAAVDALLHYLGVAIGVALQIAISSLALSLSAALLVARVSSEQSLGEEITSELMAFPGLVRILGIVLLVTSLLPGVPKLLLIPLGVLLIWFGRTPKPAAETALPEQVEAKRLYEQLSEPEAMLGFVGVDAVELEFGYELLPLFDTTSGQDILDSIALLRKNLSEEFGFPIPGIRIHDNLGLKPNQYRIKLRGVTAGEGILEMGLLLAMGEGSDLEKVSGVPTKEPVFNLDAKWIPPSDKLKAEAAGLTVVDCGTIVITHLGEVLKSSLADLITRQNIKDIVDYVGRSHPAVVEELQQVASLGDVEFVFRYLLQERLPVRDVVRVFELITDSLRASRDLREAGELARKACVPYLLETLAEEEGTIKVITLKPDMERALIESYQPGSEIGFALSGENLRKIIDEIKKAWEMSHSYAENAVLVVHPRIRRALWELLSRQGLKELTVLSYNEIMDAKYVVVGSVGA, encoded by the coding sequence ATGAGCGGTTTGTACACAACCTTATTTGTCATTGTAGGCATCTTCATGCTAATGGTTCCAGTGCCCTCAATGGTGCTGGATGTGTTGTTTGCCTTTAACCTTGTTTTTTCGCTCCTTGTACTCATGATTTCCCTCTATACACGATCAGCTACTGAATTCTCCTCTTTTCCCAGCTTAATGTTGTTTGCAGTGTTCTTCCACTTAGTGCTCATAGTTAGCAGTGCCCGAGCCATATTGGTCACAGGTAATCCGGGCGCATTGGCTACAGCTTTCGGAAAGCTTATCATGGGCCAAGGTAATTGGGTAGTTGGTTTGGTGATCTTTGTGGTGTTGCTCATTGTGCAGTACATGGTTATTACCAGTGGTCAACAGCGTATCTCAGAGGTAGCAGCTCGTTTTACGTTGGATGCCATGCCAGGACGCCAAATGGCAATTGACGCTGACCTTTCTGCTGGCTTCATTACGCCAGAAGAAGCTCGTCGACAAAGAGATTCACTTAGGAAGGAATCTGACTTTTTCGGTGCCATGGATGGTGCTTCCCGCTTCGTGCGTGGGGAGACCATGGCTTCGGCTTTAGCTGCTGTGGTTAACGCTCTAGGTGGAATGGTGGTTGGCCTGCTTAAAGGAGAGGCTGCTGTGGATGCTTTGCTTCACTATCTTGGCGTTGCCATTGGCGTTGCTCTGCAAATTGCTATTTCCTCACTGGCTTTGTCGCTTTCAGCCGCCCTTTTAGTGGCTCGGGTTTCTTCAGAACAGAGTTTGGGAGAAGAAATCACTTCCGAACTCATGGCTTTCCCTGGTTTGGTAAGAATACTTGGCATTGTCCTTCTGGTGACTTCACTGCTACCCGGCGTGCCGAAACTGCTCTTGATCCCGCTGGGCGTGCTACTTATTTGGTTTGGCCGGACACCAAAACCTGCCGCGGAAACCGCTTTACCCGAACAAGTGGAAGCAAAGAGATTGTATGAGCAGCTGTCTGAACCCGAAGCCATGTTAGGTTTTGTCGGTGTAGACGCAGTTGAACTGGAGTTTGGTTATGAGCTCCTTCCACTTTTCGACACTACTAGTGGACAAGACATTCTTGACAGTATTGCTCTGCTACGTAAGAACTTATCCGAGGAGTTTGGTTTCCCCATACCCGGAATTCGTATACATGACAATCTGGGGCTTAAGCCTAATCAGTACCGTATAAAACTTCGTGGTGTAACCGCTGGTGAAGGTATTTTGGAGATGGGGCTTCTTCTTGCCATGGGAGAGGGGAGTGACCTTGAGAAAGTCTCTGGGGTTCCAACCAAAGAACCCGTCTTTAACCTGGACGCAAAGTGGATACCCCCAAGTGACAAATTAAAAGCTGAGGCAGCAGGCTTAACAGTTGTGGATTGCGGGACCATTGTTATTACACATCTGGGTGAAGTGTTGAAGAGCAGCCTTGCCGATTTGATCACTAGGCAAAATATCAAGGACATTGTAGACTATGTGGGACGCTCTCACCCTGCCGTAGTAGAAGAACTTCAACAGGTAGCCTCCCTGGGCGATGTGGAATTCGTATTCAGGTATCTTTTGCAGGAACGTTTGCCCGTTCGAGATGTGGTGCGGGTTTTTGAACTTATTACTGATTCATTGCGCGCTAGTCGGGACCTGCGTGAAGCAGGAGAACTGGCTCGAAAGGCCTGCGTACCCTACTTATTGGAAACCTTAGCCGAAGAAGAGGGGACTATTAAGGTTATTACTTTGAAACCAGATATGGAACGAGCGTTGATAGAAAGCTATCAACCTGGATCGGAGATTGGATTTGCACTTTCTGGTGAAAATTTGAGAAAAATCATTGACGAGATTAAGAAAGCATGGGAAATGTCTCATAGCTACGCAGAAAACGCCGTTCTGGTGGTGCACCCACGCATACGAAGAGCACTATGGGAGCTTCTTAGCAGGCAAGGTCTAAAGGAGTTAACAGTTTTGTCTTATAATGAGATCATGGATGCAAAGTACGTAGTTGTGGGAAGTGTGGGCGCTTAA
- a CDS encoding flagellar biosynthesis protein FlhF, with product MEVIKVKDTDIQSALDMVKRQYGSDAMILEIRKKRKYVFGPTYYELLIGIEQSSAKGNLDNLEALEKAIKRLDAAVSALAVKEDELDALSRQTGFSKELLVKARAVPTEDWKNTLRQYLSNKLEFVRLESIKFQTFPKVVVLLGPTGVGKTTTAAKLAGYLLLERNVSSGFVTIDTFRAGAVEQTKLFGKAMNLPVEVVRRPHQMQKVLAKLPDAHYVFVDTIGRNPKEIGKLTEIKMYLDELEEWIPVLCLNAGLRKEEMQKAFEYFNKVFHIEYFILTKVDEAENISSAVEFMAENGLKTLALTNGQNVPDDLLFPDIENVLGMVGLSL from the coding sequence ATGGAGGTCATTAAGGTAAAGGACACTGATATCCAAAGTGCTCTGGACATGGTTAAGCGTCAGTATGGCAGTGATGCCATGATCCTAGAAATTAGGAAGAAGCGCAAGTACGTTTTTGGGCCCACCTATTATGAGCTGCTTATCGGCATTGAGCAGAGTTCTGCAAAAGGAAACCTGGATAATCTTGAAGCTTTGGAAAAAGCAATCAAGAGATTGGATGCTGCAGTAAGCGCACTAGCGGTGAAAGAAGACGAGCTTGATGCACTTTCCAGACAAACTGGGTTTTCCAAGGAGCTTTTGGTAAAAGCAAGGGCTGTTCCTACAGAAGATTGGAAAAATACTTTACGTCAGTACCTAAGTAACAAACTTGAGTTTGTCCGTTTGGAAAGTATAAAGTTCCAAACGTTTCCAAAAGTTGTTGTTCTGCTCGGGCCTACCGGGGTCGGAAAAACCACTACTGCTGCTAAATTGGCAGGTTACCTGTTGCTTGAAAGGAATGTATCTTCTGGGTTTGTTACCATCGATACCTTCAGAGCTGGTGCAGTAGAACAAACAAAACTTTTTGGTAAAGCTATGAACTTACCTGTGGAAGTTGTACGTCGACCACACCAGATGCAGAAAGTACTTGCGAAGTTGCCAGATGCCCACTATGTTTTTGTAGATACCATAGGCAGGAACCCTAAGGAAATTGGCAAACTTACCGAAATAAAGATGTATCTTGACGAACTTGAAGAATGGATTCCTGTGTTATGCCTAAATGCAGGCTTGAGAAAAGAAGAAATGCAAAAAGCTTTTGAGTACTTTAATAAGGTTTTTCACATTGAGTATTTCATACTCACAAAAGTGGATGAGGCAGAAAACATAAGCAGTGCTGTGGAGTTCATGGCTGAAAATGGACTAAAGACATTGGCCTTGACAAACGGGCAAAATGTACCAGATGATCTTTTGTTCCCCGACATAGAGAATGTTTTAGGCATGGTTGGTTTGTCTTTATGA
- a CDS encoding AAA family ATPase, producing the protein MKSEQVNRAERRLRKTRVIAVSSGKGGVGKTLVALGLSMVLANMKKDVLLVDADLGTANVNVALGIPVEYNLWDVVKGRTDVDNAIMSVEEHLDLLPGVSGVYEATFWRMRDTEKLWRELDGVLTRYDYAIIDTGSGIGNTVVQFCIAADEVVVVFTPEATSITDAYALIKTLHKEGYDGNIYALENMVRKVQSDLVLAVSLKSMAQRFLNREIEILGTIPFDPQISKQVRYQELGKYLHQSDEFMFYMGTVVKNLLKSGEDLGSYKPSFWSKLKNRLSKMMGT; encoded by the coding sequence ATGAAGAGTGAGCAGGTAAATAGGGCCGAAAGGCGATTGCGGAAGACCAGGGTTATTGCAGTCTCCTCTGGTAAGGGCGGCGTCGGTAAAACCTTAGTTGCCTTGGGACTGAGTATGGTGTTAGCGAACATGAAGAAGGATGTGCTACTAGTTGATGCTGATTTAGGAACTGCAAATGTGAATGTGGCCTTAGGTATACCCGTGGAATACAACCTGTGGGACGTGGTTAAGGGGAGAACGGACGTTGACAATGCCATCATGAGTGTGGAAGAGCATTTGGACCTTCTTCCTGGTGTTAGTGGTGTCTATGAAGCTACTTTCTGGCGTATGCGCGATACTGAAAAACTGTGGCGTGAACTGGATGGTGTTCTAACCAGATATGACTATGCCATAATCGATACCGGCTCGGGCATTGGAAACACGGTTGTGCAGTTTTGTATAGCCGCAGATGAAGTAGTTGTGGTATTTACCCCAGAAGCCACATCCATAACGGATGCCTACGCACTCATCAAGACTCTCCACAAAGAGGGGTATGATGGCAATATCTATGCTCTGGAGAACATGGTTAGAAAAGTGCAATCCGATTTGGTGCTTGCTGTGTCTTTAAAGTCCATGGCTCAGCGGTTTCTCAACCGCGAAATAGAGATTCTGGGTACCATTCCTTTTGATCCACAAATTTCTAAACAGGTTAGATATCAAGAGCTTGGAAAGTATTTGCATCAGTCTGACGAATTCATGTTTTATATGGGAACCGTAGTTAAGAACCTCCTGAAAAGTGGAGAAGATCTTGGTTCATATAAACCTTCTTTTTGGAGCAAATTAAAGAACCGCCTTAGCAAAATGATGGGTACTTAA